From Nomascus leucogenys isolate Asia chromosome 15, Asia_NLE_v1, whole genome shotgun sequence, a single genomic window includes:
- the ANKRD49 gene encoding ankyrin repeat domain-containing protein 49: MEKEKGNDDGIPDQENSLDFSEHFNQLELLETHGHLIPTGTQSLWVGNSDEDEEQDDKNEEWYRLQEKKMEKDPSRLLLWAAEKNRLTTVQRLLSEKATHVNTRDEDEYTPLHRAAYSGHLDIVRELIAQGADVHAVTVDGWTPLHSACKWNNTRVASFLLQHDADINAQTKGLLTPLHLAAGNRDSKDTLELLLMNRYVKPGLKNNLEETAFDIARRTSIYHYLFEIVEGCTNSSPQS, encoded by the exons atggaaaaagaaaaaggaaatgatgaCGGAATACCAGACCAAGAGAATTCCTTGGATTTTTCTGAACACTTTAACCAACTTGAATTGTTGGAAACACATGGACACCTTATTCCTACTGGTACTCAAAGTCTTTGGGTAGGCAATTCTGATGAAGATGAGGAGCAAGATGACAAAAATGAAGAGTGGTATcgattgcaagaaaaaaaaatggaaaaagacccAAGCAGATTGCTTCTTTGGGCTGCTGAAAAAAAtcgg cttACCACAGTGCAGAGACTACTTTCTGAAAAGGCCACTCATGTGAACACTAGGGATGAAGATGAGTATACCCCTCTTCATCGAGCAGCCTACAGTGGACACTTAGATATTGTCCGGGAGCTCATTGCACAGGGGGCAGATGTTCATGCAGTGACTGTGGATGGCTGGACGCCCCTGCACAGTGCTTGTAAGTGGAATAATACCAGAGTGGCTTCTTTCTTACTACAGCATGATGCAGATATCAATGCCCAAACAAAAGGCCTCTTGACCCCCTTGCATCTTGCTGCTGGGAACAGAGACAGCAAGGATACCCTAGAACTCCTCCTGATGAACCGTTATGTCAAACCAGGGCTGAAAAACAACTTGGAAGAAACTGCATTTGATATTGCCAGGAGGACAAGTATCTATCACTACCTCTTTGAAATTGTGGAAGGATGTACAAATTCTTCACCTCAGTCTTAA